The Panthera leo isolate Ple1 chromosome A3, P.leo_Ple1_pat1.1, whole genome shotgun sequence genome contains the following window.
GCCAAACGGAGGCTGCAGGACCTTAGTGAAAGTGAGAGCAGCTGCAGCCCAGGGTGGTTGGGGGTGCTGGCTCAGGGACTTCCCGAGCGGGGTCTTTCGGCCTCTGACCTCCGGGGAAGGAGGGGGCGGGCCTCCAGCACTGGCCCTCGCGCTGCCAGGCTCCTAGGAATCCGCGGCGAGATGCCCGCGGACTTCGGGAGTCAGCCTGTGGGCCCCCCTCTAAGAAACCGAAGAAACTTCAGCGGGCAGAAACTTTCCCGAAACGCGCGCCTAGCGCAGTTTGACCTACTTTAGCTGacgaagaaggaagagagaatggaTGGATGGCCACGGCCGCAGCCGACGGCGCCAGGGACAGGTGCATGCCCCAGCCGGGTCGCGCTTTTCGTGCAAGTTTGTTATTTTGCGTAGTTGCGCTCGGGTATCGGGCCGGCTGGACCCGGAGCGCAGGGCCGCGTGCCTGACCCCGCCTCGCACTTCTGCTCTGACTTCGGGGTGTTCTCAATAGGATGATTGCTCTGTGTAGTCAGGGCCTGGGGAGTTAACCTGCGACTGTCTCGGTTCAGGGAAGAGTGCAGGGGGTCGCGAGCACTCTTTCCCAATTGGAGACTCGCACGCCCAAGTAGCAGAAACGCTGTGGGTGCCGTGAATGTCTCCGGCTTGGGACTTATAAGGCGAGGATTCGTTTCCTCCCCCTGACTGTCCCCTAACTCAGCCttcaggagagaagggggaagcccgaggagagagggaaagaggtgaGGGGCTGCCTGCGGAACTACTTTCTTTCCGGACATGTCTAGGTTCAGAAGAACGAAAACCCACATCCAGTCCTTTTTCAACAGCTCGAGCAGTAGCGGGATGGGCTCTCAGAGGGTAAAGTAGCTGCGAGGGTTTCTTTGTTGCCACAATTTGGTAAATTTCAACCGGGCTGGCTTTTGGGAACAGAAACCACGTGCAAAGCAAGTTGGTCTCCCAGGCTCATGGCCTCCTAGAGAAGACAAGGGCTGACAGGGACAGGGGGGGACCAGTGGGTGGATGTTTTATCCGAGGCTCCTCGAAGTAATTGCGGTTTCATTAAGACTGGGGAACAGACCGCTAAGGACTCAGCGGGCGTTTAAATGCCGCGGGACGGCCGCCTAGCCGAAGGGTTCGTTCGCTCTCGTTCGTTGGGAGAATTCAACAGAAGTATCCGGTGGTGGTTAGTCCTCCCACCAGGGGCCTGGACGCCTGTCACCACGCGTGTTGGGGATTCGATGTCAAGGATGATTTTCTGGGGCTGCTGCTGGGCTCCTTCAGGCGAAAGCTCGTGGAGCTCGCTCCGTCCTCATTAATGCAAGCAGTTAACTCGCTCACGCTCAATTAGCCCCGAATAAACCACTTTAATAGACTCTGCACACTTCATTAATGCCCGGCATAGGGCTGGCTGCAGACCTGGAATTGGCGCTCGACCGCGCGAGGGAAGGAGCGCCTGCACTGCGCGGGGGACCCAGGATTGGAAGCGCgaattgcttttgctgcctgTAGTCGGGATCTTTACCCGCACCTCCCAGATCTCGAGGCTCAAGCTCCTTGCCAAGCGGATGCCTGGCCCGGGGAGAGGTGTTTGCCCTCGCGTTTAAAAATCTAAAACGTTCACACAAGGGCCCCCCGGGTCAGGGCAACGGGACTCCGAGGGGCTGGGAGTTCGTTCATCCTCTCCGGCTGGAGAGGCGAGTGTGAGACTGTGTTTTTCTCTTAGTTGACCGCCTGAAACCGGATCGTGCATTTGGCCCATTCTTGGTACTAGTGTAAGGAGCCACGTTTCGAACGAATTTCGTCCCCGGGAAAGTCGTTGGCGAGAGCTTGGGGAGCCCTGGCCTCGGATTGCGGCAGAAAATAAGAAACTGGCCGTGatgctgaagaaaataaattgagtgTTGGGGGACACAAGATCGGGCAGATAGCCCGGAAAGGTTGGCTCCCAAGAGCAGTGATGGCTGCAAAAGCCCCCTCCCCCTATGGAGCCCCAGGTCTTCTCGGCTCCTGAGGGTAGGCAGGGTAGGCGAGGAGAGGCCAGGTTAGTACCCGACGTTGGTGGGTTCCCCACCGGGGCACAGGCAGGGCTCGGGTCCTTTTGCAGTCCAGAGTCTCACCGTCACCGCCGCTCTCTTGGCCGGCGATAGGCCGAGCACCTAGAGAAGCAAGTGGGGGTGCTGGTGGCCCCGGCGGCCCCAGGGAGCCGGAAATAAGGATCTGATTTCCAGCGCCAGGAGGGGAAAAAGAAGTGACAGCAAATCAAAGAGCGCTCACCTCACCTAATCACCTAAGTCTGGGCCAACATTTTAAGTTGGCGAGagccctctttctccctcctctctccttcccaaccCTAATCcgcccctgctttctctctgccccaattCGTATTTTGCTTCGCGGGGTGTTAGCGCTCTAGGATGATCTCGGTGCTCTGGGATCACCGGACCACCAGTGATCAAGCCGCAGGGAAAACTGGTAGGGAGGCCCTCTGCTACTGAGGCGCGGGTCCTCAGGCGCCGGGCTGAATTAATTGCTGCCTTAACACTGCGTTTTTGCTGGGTTGCTAATGTAACCTGCAGTGGGAACATCTCTGCAGGCTTTCAGTGTTTTGCACCTTCCACCCCCTGCAGAACCTCTTTCTCCGCGGGCCTACTATTCAGCCAGTGACTTCTCTGACAGCTTCCAAGGGAAAGGGTTTCTGCATCGAGATTGTCCATACTCCTTCCTGAAAGGGCAGGGCTATCTCCCGTGAGAAGCTTTGCTGCAGTGAAATGCTGCCGAGTCCGACTGGGCCTTGTGGCCTTGGGCTGAGGGTAAGCCAGCCTAGGGGAACTGTCTGGGTGGTGTCCGCGTCCAGCAGTGGGAAGGAGCGGTACCGTGGCCTGCACAACCCAGGAAGGGGGGCTTACTGAAGGTTAGAGGAGCAAtctgaggaagagaagaggggaaatggGGGTAAGGGAAAAGTGGGCAGCAGGGGATTGAGACAGGCAAAGAACCAAGCACCCTGTTCCCTCAGTGACTTCTCGAGTAGCCCTCAGCTCAGAGCTGAGAGAGTTCAGCACTTGAGCCTCacaagccacccccccccccaccatgtactttctacttttccttctccATGTTTTTGCCTCCACTGGACAGACTGACTTAAGAGTGTCTGGGAGGCTTGGAGATGAAAGGTCTCTCTGCAGAACCCAGACTTGTCCACGGAGGCTGGAGATCCTGACCAAGGAGGCCAGGAGATGCTAGACTGCTGGTCACTTCAGCTTCCTGGCCTTGCAGTTGGAGGGCACAGAAAGCATAGAAGCTGATTGTATTGGCCTCAATACTGTAGCCCATAGGCATACCCACCTGCCCAGGTGTCACTGCGCACAGAAATATCGGAGACCCAGAGACACTGCACCCTGTTTGATGGAGTAGGGAGGGAACCGAAGCCCCCTTGTATGTACCTGCAGATATTTGACTGAATTCGTAAATGAAGGCGGGTATCATCACCTTCAAAGGCAATTAATTCCCAGGGGCTCAGGTAAGAAGTCAGCCCAAAAGCAGCCGCAGAGGGTGGTGTCAAGAGGGCTCATTAATAGTGAGGCAGAGAAGCAAATTTGAGGTCAAAGTTGAGAGCTTTGAGGAGAAAGATGACATGGTTTCTAGAAGCCAGACTGAAGATCAGCTAAGTAGAGCTAAATGCAGAGGAGCTGGGAGATGTACAgatctgtgtgtgtttgtatgtgtgctgTTTCCCTGGAGGCCCTGCGTGGGTTCCATGCAATcccacgtgtgcgtgtgtgtgcgcgcgcacgcacatgTGAACATGTTCACGCCAGCATTTTGTTTAGCAGCACAACACTGATCATCTCAGTTTATCTTGCCACCTTGTTGTCATCTCTGCTTCAGAACATGTGAATCTGTGTTTATCTGTCATTGTGCATTTCTGTTTATCTGCACATGAACATGTAAATGTGCTTCCAAGTTCCTGTTCTCTTCACCGGAGAGTGAAATTCTGTGTTGACTCAGGCTTGCGTGGATGTAAATTTCCACACATCAGTCTCCCCCAGCTTCTGCCTCCACCGTAGGCCCTCATTTAAGTTGGTTGCATTGCATAGGATTTGTTTCCTGCTGGTTTCTGTAGCAAGTTGTGTGTCTCTGCCATGGCCATTTGGAGGGAGCCCTTGCATCAGAgaagtttccattttctctctgagGGCAGTGGGTTCCCTCAGTGGGGTCTCAGACTCCCAGCGTCTgccctggggcacagagagggtgtGGCTGAGCTGGAATTCCTCtgaacttctctttttctctcccttcttttctcttctttttttttgcagattGCGATTGAGAACCCACTGCAGCTACCGCAATGGGCAGCAAAACCTTGCCAGCGCCAGTGCCCATTCATCCATCCCTGCAGCTCACCAACTACTCCTTCCTTCAGGCGGTGAATGGCCTGCCCACGGTGCCCTCGGACCACCTGCCTAATCTGTATGGTTTCAGCGCACTGCACGCTGTGCACCTGCACCAGTGGACGCTGGGCTACCCTGCCATGCACTTGCCACGCTCCTCGTTCTCCAAAGTCCCGGGCGCCGTGTCCAGCCTCGTGGACACACGCTTCCAACTGCCCGCCTTTCCCTGGTTTCCTCATGTAATCCAGCCTAAGCCTGAGATCACCGTTGGAGGCAGTGGCCCCTCTGTGCTCAAGACCAAGCCACGCTTTGATTTTGCCAACCTGGCCTTAGCTGCCACACAAGAAGATCCATCCAAGCTTGGCCGGGGGGAAGGTCCTGGCTCCCCCACTGGTGGGCTGGGTGCCCTCCTGGATGTAACCAAGCTGTCCCCCGAAAAGAAGCCCACGAGGGGACGCCTGCCTTCCAAGACCAAGAAGGAGTTCGTCTGCAAGTTCTGTGGCCGCCACTTCACTAAGTCCTACAACCTCCTTATCCATGAGCGGACGCACACCGATGAGCGGCCCTACACGTGTGACATCTGCCACAAAGCCTTCCGGAGGCAAGACCACCTACGGGACCACAGGTACGGCGtgtgacccccctcccccaaagctgTCTGTCACTGTCCTCACCATCCTCCTCCCTAATGAGGTGGttcttgagccccacttcggctCTCCAGGCCTCCCAGTTTCTGGGAATTCTCTAACATCGCAAAGGAAGCCATACAAGGCTTAGGCATAGGTTCTTGGAGGATGGGTGGAGAGAGCTTGGGGAGAATAAGTCAGGTCTCCATGAGCATCAGACAGGCATGCCAGCCTTCTCATCCCTTCCTTCACCTGTGCATCTGCAAGTGCTGTTCAGTCCAAGTTTCTGCGGTGACGGGCAGGGGGACCCGTGACGCATGTGACCGCCCAGCACTTGAAATGTGCAACTAGTGTGACTGCGAAATTaactttttagttttacttacttttcatgttaataaccacatgtggctagtggctgcccaCTTGGACAGCACAGCTCCAGCAAATtgtcctccctgcccctgggTCCCCTCATTCACCTTTATTGTTAACCCAGACCTTATAAGGAGACAGTGCTTGCCCCTcctggggaaggcaggggtgggcCTAGCTGGACCCATTGACGTATCAGATGGGTCAGATATTGCCTGCCAGTTTCCTTCACCTCCCTACTCTATTCACAAACTTAGAATTTTGCCCACTCCACGttaggtcccccccccccccactctcttttGAGGGCAAGAGCCTGGTTGCAGTGGGAGGGGATCTTAGATAACTGTTTATAACATTACATCATTTTGCAAAGATTAATTCTGTTTTTGCTTCCAGATACATTCACTCCAAAGAGAAGCCTTTCAAGTGTCAAGAGTGTGGGAAAGGATTCTGCCAGTCCAGGACTCTCGCTGTCCACAAGACGCTACACTCACAGGTGAAGGAGCTCAAAACCTCCAAGATCAAATGCTAAAAGAGCCTCCAGGTCACCAGGACCCTGGGTTACGATACCCCCTCCTCCAGAGGGACCAGAAGCCGAAGGCGACTCTGGCGGGCAGCGGGAGGGGCTCCCGGGACCTTCCCCTATCCCAGACTTGTCCCTTGGGTCCCGGGCGCACGCGGAACTCGAGAGCCCCGCCCGGAGCCGTGACCCCAGCCGCCAGGGCGGCTCCCCCAGGACGCGGCTAAAGTCTTGGCCAAAAGGCGGTACTCACGTGGCGGAAGggaaactgcatttaaaaaaagaacgaaaGCTCCGCGGAGCCGCAGCGGCGCCTCTCCCAGAAGTATTActttttctattgttattttatacgtttactttattatttttttctttgaccataTAAGCTTGTAACTCTGCctgcggagagagaggggagagggaaggaagttcTGTGCGTTTGCAGAGTCCACCCCCTCCTCccgtccccatccccaccccgggAGCCTGCAAAAGTGTAATCCGTGTATCTGCTTCTGCCGCCGGGCCCTGGGACCGCGGGGCCAAGGagcgccccctccctgctccgCAGCCGGTCGGCCGTGGGCCCTCGGACTCGGATGGCGGGGCGGGGGCCTTGAGCCCTGCGGCTGCAGCGGGCCCGGCCTCCGGCTCCCCTGTTCCGCCGTCCCGTCACCACGAGAGAGCAGCCGGCTAGGAGCAGGGCATTGTATTGCGATTGGCACTTTATGCTGACCATCGGTAACGGACATTTATCACTggagttttttaaaatatgaaataaacgGTTATTTTACAGGCATTGCAGGATGGGTATTCTCCCTCCCAAACAGGACACTGGGAGGCTTCTTTCCTTCAGAGGAGCAGGATTCCCTGCCCGCTCCAACCTGTCCCGCTTCCGGAAACCCGGCCTTCTTGGAGTGATAGGGTTGAGATGGGTGGAGaagcctcctctctccctgtgttGGTCTACCCCGGCCCCATGTTTATTTTCGTACTTTACTCCTCCACTTCGGTCTTTAGGGTCTCAttgtccccacccctcacctccacGGGGCTGGTAGTTTACAAGGAAACCCAGCCTGCAGCCACTACTTcggccttaaaaaaaatcacaacgtCTCCGGGTGCCAGGGTCGCTTAAGATCCACTAAGGGAACAGAATGTCACCCACCTCTCCAACCAAAGGCTTTCCTACTGGCCTCCAGCATCtgctttggtggtggtggtggtggtggtggtggtggtggtggtggtggtggtggggtgcctTCACGTATAGCCTCAGGACCAGTACTGTCCCCAGGGCCCCAATACCCCGTTGCAAATGCACAATCATCGCTGCTTCCCCAAAGCCCCAAACCTACAACCCTCCCTCCGTTAGGATCCCCCCGACACAATTCTCTGGCTGGGTCTCATCCCCTGCCCGGAGTACGGCTCCACGCCCAAAGATTCCCTACAGTTTTTAAAGCCTCGTCAGGAATGGCGGGGGCGGGCGCCCTGGGAGGCCCGGGAAGTTTAGGAGGGGAAATCTGAGTCCTCCCTCCACAAGTTGAACCTTCCCCGGGGCGTCTAGTTTTCCCACAATTAGAGGCCAGGCCGCCGGGGGTTCTCCTtcttggggcggggcggggctcccCCTGCTCCAGTGTCCTGACCGCAGGGCGGCGCAGGCGGTAGCGCCCGAGGCCTTTCCCAAGCCGAGCGCTCGGCCTCTCGGGCttctgagcctggagctcagCGGCCGCGAAGAACGATGGGCCGAGCTTCCCTGCAACGGGGACCCAAAGTCCCAGCCTCCGGCAGAGCCCTGCGGCCTGAAAAAGGAAGCCCAGGCCATAAGAGTTAAAACGCTCTAGACTTTCACTGAACCATCGTCACCTCCTCTGGGCatacccgcccccgcccccgccccccttgcGGGCTTGAACTCCGCGGTTCCGGGGCCCAACGTGTCCCGGTGGCCTTGGCTGGGCCTGCGCTGAGAGCTCTGCCCTCCGCGTTCGGAGCCACGCTGCCCCCTGCTGGACAGGCCTGGAGGGGCGGATCAGGACTGGGGCACCTCAGTGCGTCCTGCTGAGGACTCGGCAGAACTTTCTGCCGCAGCCCCTGTCCACCACCCCTGTGGATATCTGGTCTTGCGGTCAAAAACTTCTTGATCGGTTCCACGGCCCACTGCGAATGAGGACCGTGGGCTGCCTGGTCTTGACCGGACTGAGGGATCTCCACTAGTCCGGCAAGATCACAGCCCTTCTTCTGCAGCTTCATAAGGATGCGACCCAGGACAGGCCAGAATCTGGATCCCAGAGAACTGTGATCTCTGggcgcagagagggagagagagttaaTCAGTGGGTTTTGGACTTGGCTTTAGCCCAGCCAGTGCAGTCGGTAGTATGGTCTGCACTTGGCCATGGCTTACGTGAGGGTCCATGGCAGGCCCACATCGTTTCTGTCATTAGCCCCAGGAGGTCGGGAGACGTGGTTGTTCCAAGACGACAGTGCCTGAGTACATACACCTGTCACAGAGAGCTTTGAGCACCCCTGAGGATCTGACGGAGCGCCTCGTTCAGTTCCTCTGCTCTTTCTGGGGTCCCATCTTTCCGGAGGATTTACTACTGCTGCGCCCCGCTCCGCCCCGCCCAACGCACTCCACCCCAATTTAGCCACCTCCCACTCCTCCAGAACAACAAGAGCTTCTGCAGTTAGCCCCTCCCCAAAGACCTCCTGAAAGCTGTGAAATGGGGGAGGTTCGCAGGCGAGTTTTTCCATTCTGGCCCGTGCCACCTCTGGTAACCTGAATCCCCGTCCTTCCATCCTAGACCCTGCAACTGACTTTCGATAATATCAAGTGTAGAAGAATGGATTCCCAGCACAGGGTTTATAGaggggggctgggagtggggcagGGTACTGCCCAAAGACCTTCACCACTCACAATGCCATTGCCTTGCCTTGCTCTACCATGGTTCTATCATCCTGATGGACCCAGAAGCCACTTCTCAGCATAGCTCGCTGTCTATACTGTGACAGTGATTGTTCATACGCTATGTAGTAACAGCACAGCAAATGGAAGGGCAAGTGGGAGGGCAATCTGGGGATTCTGGCCACAAGACATCACACAGGCCACCTTTCCTAGCAACGTGGTTGGGGGACAGTTTCCAGCTCCTACTCTGTGGGACGCAAGAAAAGGCAATGAGAATGCCGGAAATGCTTGGGTGGGTTTTATTGCCTACCCACTCTGCAAAGGGGACACTCCCCCATTCCCGCTACACGCCTAGAAGATCCCATCCTTATCCGACCCCAGTCTTCAGACATTAAGCTTTTGTGGTCTCAGGTGCCCAGCTTTCGGGAGTGAAGGAGGCGAGAGGAGAGTTCAGCGGGAGTCCTTCCCTAAGCTGCTAGGCCATCTGTTTCTCTGAGGGGCAAGGGAGCGGGGCTACTCGGCTGGATCTCTTTGCTGAACAGGTAGAAGGCGCGAGAAACCCTTAAGGCAGCCTGGAGCTTCCAGGTGCTCTGGGAGGAGATCGGCACACCGTGGAGAAAGAAAAGCTCGCAGGGGTTTCTTCCCAAGAAGAGGTTCAGGTTCCACCCCCTTCTTCTGAAATGTAGCCAGGGGTCTGGGGCGTACAATGGGCCGTTTTTTCCTCAGACCTCTTGGCCGCGGGAGTCAGAGCTAGCATAGGGTTGTGGGGGAAAGAGATGCGGTGGGCTGGTCTAGGGCTCCTAGATACAACCTCAGTTCCAAGAATGTGGGACCTGTGATAACATACCCCACCCCTGGAATCTTGGTGTCTCGAGAGCTGGCTCAAAGGAATCCCATCCCACCTTCCAAGGCACTAAGGCGCTGTAACGTCACATTTGCCTCTGGCAAGATACGCCCGGGCTCCGCCAGGTCTACCTATCTCATTTATGCAGTGTTATGACGTCACATGTGGGCTGTGATACTACGGCTCCCA
Protein-coding sequences here:
- the OSR1 gene encoding protein odd-skipped-related 1; this translates as MGSKTLPAPVPIHPSLQLTNYSFLQAVNGLPTVPSDHLPNLYGFSALHAVHLHQWTLGYPAMHLPRSSFSKVPGAVSSLVDTRFQLPAFPWFPHVIQPKPEITVGGSGPSVLKTKPRFDFANLALAATQEDPSKLGRGEGPGSPTGGLGALLDVTKLSPEKKPTRGRLPSKTKKEFVCKFCGRHFTKSYNLLIHERTHTDERPYTCDICHKAFRRQDHLRDHRYIHSKEKPFKCQECGKGFCQSRTLAVHKTLHSQVKELKTSKIKC